The DNA sequence AAAGCATGTTCTTTTGGCTTCTAGTTAATCACATCCATCCATAATTAAACAAGTTTAATCAGTTGATTAATTTTTAAACTCTATCTTTTAACTTTAAGCAGCTTCCATTTCAACCTTCTAAATCAAATTGCATTGCTAAACAAGTTGTgattcaatctctctctctctctctcttgtcaaAACCAAGAGAGAAAATTGAAGCTCCCCATCGCCAACACCAAGAGTTTCTCAAGGTATGTtaagcaaaaattgaaaaaagctatgaacattgattttttttttttttttttttttatcctttctGTTTTAAGCAATTGGGTCGTCAGTTTTTTGATATGCATACAtggattttggatttttttaggTGACTGCTAGTAGGTAATGGGAAAGCGTCAGCGTTGCGGTTCTCGCTGTGTTGGCCATGATCACTCCATCAACGGAATAAAGAAGAGCCTACGAAATCCAAAGAGGACGTGCCATTGTTTTTCAGTGTCCTCGATATCTAGAGGGATAGGGAGATGCGTGTTCGTGACATTGTTTCCTGTCATGCAGTGCTTTGGATTGGATAAgtgccgccaccaccaccacctccatcaCCACCAGAGACATTTCCATGAGTTTTCATGACCTCAATTGTGCGTTGGTGGAAATGTTTGAGGTTTTGCtgcatctttttttatttggtacGTCCTGGATCcttgtgtaaataaatatacaTGTCAAGGAAAGATCAAGGGTTGGACAAAAGCATACATGGGTGATTGCGCGTATTTGAGGTTTATTTTCGAGGGCTTGTCTCTGATGAGGAAGTGAATCACGATATTTTCCTTGTTATCCTGCAGAAGATGAAGGTTTGGGGTCCTTGGGGAGAAGAACACATTTAGATATATAGAAAGTTAGGGATTTGGCATATGTCAAAAGTCTACAAGAATCCAAATTCCATCAATTAAGAAATTGTTGCAGTTAggaattttgatttgaatatgaTTGATTTTGATTGTACATCTCATGATTCTTTAGCTTTTTCTCTGCAAATTGCAAAGCAAATTATCCAAGAATCATATAGGTCATTGAATTTAGACTCTAATTTTCCTgtccattttcttttcctttttaatcaTTATATACAACTTCTgtacatatataataatttCAAGAAATTGCATGACATGATGAGTGATTTCTCCTTCTGCACTCTTCAAAATCTGGCCACTGAATTTCCTTTGATTTGTTCAAACTAATGACTAAAACAAAGATGATAAATACTAATTGGAAGTAATTGGAAGCAATAGAATAGCATTCCTTCATTTttctaaaaagtcaatttgataatttttgttcCTAAACAAGATGAATACTAATTGAAGTATTTGTGCCTCAAACAATAATTTAAAAAGGTGGAGATAACAAGTcctgaacaaaacaaaacccaaaataaaaaattagcatATTGAAGGAAGTTCCTATGTCATagggaaaatataaaaaaattaatagactAAATCTCCAGTGCATACCATGCTATGTTCCAGAGAAAAACTTAGTAGTTGAACTAGCTCTTAGGCTATTTCCAACTCTTtctccagaaaaaaaaaaaaaaaaagacacgtTTTTCTAGCTATTGCAGTTCATCAAATGATATCTCAATTTCTTTATATCTGACTGTTTCAGTGGCTTTAGCATGAACATTTGAGCTCCTTCCTTTAAGCACCTGTTgttaattagaaattaaaaccataaataaaacaaaacgttaaaaaacaaaggaaagaaCAAATAATCAGTTCATATTTACTTGTCAATCCGATTCGGTACGTTTTCAGATGACATAATCACCACTGGAACCTCCTTCATGATTGATGATTCCTGCTTGCAAAAGtgtaattaagaaaataaagcaTGATTATATATTAAACCATATTAATTACAtgctaaaaatttaacaaaaaatctgCAATACCTTGATTTTCTTGAGAAGTTCATAGCCTGTCATTCCCGGCATGCAATAGTCAGTAATTACCAGATTTACCTTTGATTTTGAAAcctgcaagtaagaacaagacCCTTCTCCCTTCTCAGTGTAAAGCTTAAATATTGAATTAATACGATGGATTAATGGTAATTAGCTACTCACATTACTCTTCAAGCTATTTTGTTGTTGATCTCCCAAGCCCAGAAACTCCAACGCCCTTGCCCCATTTTCTGCAGTTGTCACTGCACCAAATAGAAGAAAATCATtagcttttttattttaccaAGCAAAAATACACTCTGTTTTTAATATACTTTATTTCCATTAAACAGcttaatattaatttaattaaccattATAAAGTCCTCTTAATCTTTCTATTAAGCAATAAATAAACCATTAAAATGTACAATATAGCGTTTCTTCTGGGAGGTGATTCCTACACTTAAACTTTCTCCTCGTGCACGGAGAAAACAAGAGTGTAAAAATCACTACCATTTATTTTCAAGTAAATTAGCATGAGAATATAGAGCAAactataaaaaagaaagaagaaaatggaggGTTGTGCAGGATTCAAGCAGAGAGATTGTTACCTTTGCAAGACAAATTTGTGAGCAGCTTTTCGATCAGTTTTCGGTCGATGAGACTGTCATCGACGGCTAAAACATGGGGTTGCTCCACATTTGCTATGAAACcctttgaggaggaggaagaagaagaagaagaagaagcctccATATTTCTTAAACCCTAGAAATAATAACTCCTCTCACTCTCTCACCCACCAACTTACAAAAATAATAGCCAAAAGAAAGCAAAGACGTAACTgcagaatgagagagagagagacttataACAAACGCAGTTGCTGTAGCCTGTAACCGTGTAACAGGCACGATTTAATTACATAAGACCAAAAACGAAACGACTTGTCTGAATCTGACAGTAACAATTAAGCATATGGGGATTCAAATTCGTgcattaaaacttaaacaaacaaacTCATGGGAAATGTTTGAACAACACGTAATGTGGATTCTGGAAGGTGGgatttttgtatttatagagatttgagagagagaaCTGAATCGAATCAAATCAAAGGTAGAAACCCAAAGAAGATCACGAAATATCTGTGACTTGGTATATTTTATTATCTTCTCTATCTCTATGATTTTCTCTCTCTGTGTGCAGAGAAAATTAGTCGGTATCAGAATTCAGCAATCTGCATGGATACAGCTGCTAAATTATgccatttgattcattttatagCAGGTTTTTACTGCTGCTGGCTGCTGATACAACAATAACCATGACCTCATTATTACCCCTTTTGGACCTTGTGGCATAAATTCAAACCCCCAACAATTTTAAAATCCATAGTTTTCGAGTGTTCTTCTAATGTTAGGTAGAACTCAATGttttttactgttatatttAATATGTACTACTAATATATTTTCTACTTCTAATTTCAGCCGCTCATTTTATATATCACTCAATTATATTCTACATTATAAAAAAGTGCATCCCATCTTTTGTATTTGTAAATCttgattttcatgttttttttttcaggataATTTTCTAAATGCTAGTTCTATTTAGGAAGAAACATCAACTAGTGCTCTATGAAAACTTCGATTAATGGTTAAGGACAAGAGTGCCAAAgtgaattttgattttaatatttcttaaGTATATATCAACAAACATTTGACACAACACATATTTAATCGTTGAATTTGATTTAATAACTTGATTTAAGTAACAGAAGATTGCTCGATTAAATAGTGATAACGTTTAGTCTTTAGTGCATATAGGTACTCAAGAAGAATTGAGCAAACTTACGTTAATGTAGTCCCCTTTggactcaaatttgaatttcctTTCATAGTTTTGAAAAAGGTGGATTGGATTGAAAAACAGCAAAATTGGTGGTTGCTTGAGTAAATCTGGTCAAAAGGATGGAGGGGGTGGAGTTACTACACCATATCACCATACGTCAAAAAGATCCGAATCCCATCTGTCTTGGTGCAGAATCCATGCATATCCGACACATACATATTACAGATTACATACGTAAATACACACGACCTTTGTCATGTCCTTCTTTCTACTCAATACTCAAAACAACAACAGACAATTTGCACGGACCAAATAGTGAGTCTTTCAGTAATAACTATACTCTGGTGGTTTTATTATTCGCTTagaagtgaaaggtcttagattcaaatctcgtggatgacgaatttaataccaaattaggttgctcatCGTGTGGCTTAACCGATCTCCCTCTTATTACTAGTTGGTGCCTGCGGACTAGGGTGAAGAGCTGAACCTTCAAATTTCAATGCGTGCTTTGTTCAGTAAATTGCAATTTAGAAAGCATACAGTACAATTTCAACAACAGATAACAGAAAGACTGGTAAATCCATCTCGGATAACAACTTCTTGGTAACTGACGTCGACTTGTCCTTGCCATTTGGTCTACTTGTTATGGCTTTGACTAGCTTTAAGGGAAAATGTGAGTTATATCAATCTCGTTGTGAGTAGTGGGAGAGTTTTCGTTGTACTGAAATAGAAAATGATGCATCGCATgtcataatataaaatatactttAAAATGAGACATACAATGCGTTGCAGTACACATTAAATTTCTCGTGATTGGTTCCCTCTTATCCTAATGAGGGTAAAACTTGACTCTGCTCATTTGTACTTTTGTTTCACAAAACGGGTCTCTCGCACATACAAGTATGTGCAAGCGACCTAAAAACGGGTTTAGACAGGTTTTTCTCGTAATCCTCCTAGCCTAATTTGAAATGGCACATCGGCACTTCATCTCCGGGTTCAAATTGATTGTGTGAAACCATTTGATATAACAGTATAAGCGACATGAAAGCAATTTTCTTTAccgaaaacaaaacatgaaccTGTAATTCCATAACATCTTCACATCAAATAAGTAGAACTGCATGGTGAGCGAGAACTTCCTTGAATAATGAGAGTTACAATGGCTGTAAGGGCAAGTTATGATCATTTGATGGTTGCCTTGGGGATGGATGATGTACAAGGCCCAGCCGAGGTCATAAACGGAATACCCTTGAAGGTAGCCACGCCCTTATCGTCAGTGAAAAGATGCTGCAACGATGAAACACACATGAGATTCATATGCCCAATTTTAACTTTGAAGCATCATAAATGCAATGTGTAGAGATACTTAATGCAAAATTGATGAGAGCGGAGATTATGACTATTCTGACCAAATTGCCACAACCGTAATACCTGTCAATGCCTCCGTAAAATTACATCATAATTTCCAACACATAAAAGAAATGCAGCAACGGATTCACAATCAATAGAAACACAGGCCTATCAACAAATTGATTCCTATACGGATTGGGACACCCCTGGTACCCCAGAGTTTTCAAGTGAACTTTTGAATGGTTAGCCAGGCAGTAATTTGTGGACTACAAGTTCCTTTTTAAGTTGCGAACTGTCTAGTTAAATAAGGCAGCACATCTATGGTTGTCCCCTAATCACACTAAGAAAATCCACAAACCAAGAGCAATGAAAGCATACTGGTGTGATCTTGTCCAGCTGTTTCTTTTTTGGGTTCAGAACATCTTCTGGCTTTCCATCAATCCTGAATAGAAAGAAGTGCACGTCAAGAGAAGTTACCAATGAAAGAAAATGTCTGTTTAAGCTCCAAGTAGTTTCAACTAACTAACCCACAAAATGACACACGTTCCCCCGGTTTAGCCCCTTGTGGAGGGAGCAAAGGCTCTACAAGGGTGTGATCTTCGTTAGAAGCACATAGCACCTGAATACATGCACACAAATGAAATCCATACCTTTATATGTGTCTTGTAGAAGCTAAGTTTAGAAACATTCAGTTTTCCCTAATAAAGGACTCTTCATAAGCCAATTTGGAATCTTATACTAGAGAATAGTAGGTGGGATTATAAATATTGCCTATGACCGATTGGAGTGAAAACTTGAATACTTTGAGTATAGATTTGATAATGAAGACATGATTTTGATTACTAGTTAAGCAGTGCAGGAGTAAACAACATCCCGTTTCCAACTCATAAAACTACCTCAGCAGCAAAAAATATAAGTTAAATGAGAAGAGACACGTACCAGTCCTTGTGACATCACATCCCGTAACTTCCCAGGTTTCACATTCGTAATCAGCACAACATGACGGTTCTGCATAGTGCATGCACCGAGTGGATACATCAGAAATTAAGTGTGACATTCATCTGTCTAACAActatgaaaataaaatgaacagaaaatatgcaaaagatTATGTCAAAAACTGTCTAGTTCCAAAAGATCAAGTAGTAACCATACTGTCAACTCCTCTGGACTGATATATTTTGCCAAGCCGCTAACCAATTGCCGTAATTTAGCTTCTCCAACATCTATCTCCTCAACCAGTAAACTGTATCAAGTTTTAAAACATGGGTTATGACTGATTTTGCATCCTCCAGATATGCAATAGCATTCAGAGTCCAAACTTCAAGGTAAGACAGCCAGCAGTTTAATTAGCTTTTTAATGAATTAATGGGGCACCTagacaaaaagaaagagaaaaaatgtAGCCCACACACCTATCAGCAGACGGATGCTTCCAAGCTTTGCGCACGAGGCCAACCTGTATATTCAATAAACTGACACTTACTTCTTTGTCTTTCTCAACTGCCTCTGTTTCTGGcgattttttcttctcttcagtAGCTTTCTTATCTGCTTTTTTATCTGCTTTCTTATCCGAAATAATTTTCTCATCTCCTGCTGCCTTTacctaaaaattccaataaAAAGGTCATCAAAGAACAGTATACCAAGGAAATCTGAAAGTAGAAGCATTGGTTCGGACTGTAATAGtttaccatgtttttgtaccacattttcataccaccttaggtggcatttgatgtggacagccacttCATATGAATTAAtcggatttttaaatttagttcattatttaataaaataataattaagaaaaactagttaattaaatgatgattgtggtatacaaggagtctttctccttcctttccttgggttttgcaaatttttcaaatgatgtggctgtccacatcagatgccacctaaggtggtatcgaaatgtggtataaaaacatggtctGAATAGCATTACTCCAGAAACCCAACCATCTATATTTGAAATAGAGAGATCAGATATAATGTTGGTCAACTAACTGATGAAGGGCAATATGGTTCTTCCCAGTTATATTTGAAAGGAACAGTATGGAAATTTCTATCTAGAAAGTTTAATTATACAACTAAAGTAGTTTTGTACAGATATCTCACATAGTAGTATGGGTATTGTTTGTAATAAAAGTTAAAGAACTTAGGTGGTGGATACCCATAATTATACATCTAGCTACTTGGTCTTCGGATAAGGAACAGTGGTGCATGAGCCTACTCTACTACACTGTTTGGTACCGTTAATTATTTCACAattctatgttttttttctaaaaagaaATTACATGAATTCATCCTTGCAGGAAATCCAAAGCATTCTTAGAAGATAAGTTAGATAACTATATAAATTTTCTTCTCAAATAATTGAGTTTTTCTATTAACTACATGTATGAAGCATCATTATGCATGTACGTATAGCCATAGAATTTACAATTAATAAGATTATAAAGAAACATCTCATATGTGGGTAAGATTATTTGATTGTACACGATAAAGAACAGGTGAAAATTTAAAAGGATGTACCCCAGCATCACTTTTCTTTGTGTTCAGGTCTGCCTCTGGCTTGTCTGCACTTTTTGCGCTTTGAACAgtcttctttgcatttgaatCAATTTCCACCTTACCCGCACTTTTTGTTCCCAGCAATTCATCCAACTTCTGCATGCATAACGATCAAAGGATACGGAGTAACATAAGTCAACTTTGTGATTTAcaagaaaacatttttttactaTCTTTTCAACATTTAATATTTCCCTTGTATTGCAATATCAGGTTCACAGAAGCAAAACTGAAATAGGGATTCAAGTTAAATAGTAGATTTTACTTACTCGAAAATCAAATTTATCCTTCTCTATCACTATCTTCTCAAGTATGTCCCCGAAATCCACCTTGTTCTGGAGGAGAAAAAAGTTGTGAGCACTAGTTGACTATGACATTTCTGAAAGCTACACGCGGAAACAATAACAAGAAACTCATGTTTCTGCATCTAATGACAGAAGTTGTAACCACATGGTACTTTATTCCACCCGAAATTACTGGCACGGTTTGATAAGTGTTGCTCATAAACTTAAGGGAGAGCCCTGGACAGTGGACAGTGAGATTGAACCTTCACTGAGTCTGAATTAAAGATAACAGCACTACTCACGACATGGGGACGTACCTGGATGTAATCCACCCATCTCAACAAATGCGGCAACTTTTGCCTATCTGAATTTGAAAGTCCAATCTGCATATAAACCACTCAACAAAATCACCATGATTTCAAGCGCCATTGCTGCCACATTGGGACAAAATGTGCGTGCCCGAATTCAAAAAGAATTCCAGAAAATACTAACAACTAAAAAGTCTTGCATTTCTTAAGCAAAAACATCAACAGAGTTACAAATCGCAAAAGTATCGAAAAATGCGAAACAAGATCAAACGCATGCATGCAGAAGAACAATCCATTATCCATACCACAGAAGAATGCACTGCAGCAAACACAACAGCATCAGCTTCAGAGGGGGTGAACCCATTGCCCAAAAGCACTGACACGTCAGCCAAGGTTTCATTCAACCCCTTGAGAGCTCCAGAGCATGCCTGGGAATCTGTAGGAAAACCCTCTGCATATCTTATCCAATTCACCACCTACAAACCCCAAAACACAAAACTTTTACTTGCAGATCACATAAAAGTTACCAGAAATCCAATTCAACTAAGCTTTTGAGGCAGTGAAAAAACATTACCCCATGTTTTAGTTCCCCTGCGGCGCCGTTTTTGGCTGATTTGAGTACGGTTGAGTACAAGCTCGTGACTTCATCGCCAGCGATGTTTTCCGGCAACGATTTCTGCAGATATCGAGCTCAAAACTTGAGCAATCAAAGTGGcagaaaagttaaaaacttgAAGCTGATCGAGAGATATGAAGTTGCTTACAGGATCGAGAGAGAAGTATTTGCAGAGAGCTGATAGTATCAGCTGCTTTCTGCTTACGCTGGTGCTTCCATTAACTGCCATCTCTTCCCTGCACAAATCAGAGCTCTACAATTTCTCAGTTCAAAGTTGACTCAGTTGAGTGCGCAAATTCAATTGggagatttagggtttttgcaTGATTTGGGCTTCCTTGGGCTCACCATAAATAAAGACACTATTGAAAAGCCCAAATAGCCCATGAGAAATAAATAAAGTGAATGGGAGTAAATAGGTCATTTTCCAGTCAccgtcacactgaaaaattatCAACAACATGTTATGTTAAGTATGTCGCTCACTTATATTGTACCATGTAGTTTCATAATATTGGGCGATTGCTAGTGGTAGATTTAGGATTCGAACCTTGGGAGGTCATAGGGTTGATCTAGAAACAGAGCGCAAAGTGcgcaaaaaaaattcattgtttCACTAAGGCATTTTGCCTAACAACTTGGTGGGCTTGTTTTCGTTAGTCAAACCATGTTGCGTGCATGTCATCAAATATAGACATATGTCGAAGCAATCTGATGATTGATATTGAGAGAATTTGTCAAGTATTGTTGACGCAAGCTGTCAAGGTATGCCCATCAGACATCATATCAAACACTTGGTAAGGACAAAAGGAACTGGTACCAAATATTGGAGAATAATCGGAAGACCTTCATATGTAAATTTTTCAAACTCCGTGTAATCTTGCGATCACCTTGATCCCAGTATACATCCACCCCTAACTAGCGCGCATGATTATTGATTCAGTGGCACTAGGTAGTCACTTTGTTGAAAGAGGTAATAGAAAAGAAAACTATTAAGCTATTGCTCTTGTAGTTGTTAGGTTATTATAATGTGGAGTGCTTGATTGAAAATTGAAGAACCTATCCTAAGTCTCATAAGTGGGATGAACGTGCATGACTTCGCATGAAAAATTTTCTTTGATAATGACATAAATTGACTCAACATTATTTGGTTCAGTTTAACTTACGTTTTTTCAGAGCAAAGCAAATTAAATAGTATTGTACCCACCCCTACTTGTTACAGAGAATTCAAAGGCTAACATTTACCAACTATATGGATTATGGAGAGTCCCTCCactaaaaaagttaaaaaaaattggtcccATTCATGCATCGTCTTGTTCTTGTTAgttttttcctcctccttccAAGGCTGCCGGTATTCTTTTGGTCGAGAATTTGTCAACGAGGGCACACCACGGAAAAAGCAAGTTAAAAACACAAAGACAAAGGCAAATAAATTGCCGAAAAAGCAAGTTATAAACACAAAGGCAAAGGTAAATACATTGCAGAAGGTGCATCAATTGGACCATGTCGTTTTACTGTCAATTGTCTATATTGAGTATATTCcatactttttattttacttgggataagagaaaaaaagtgaaaaagtaaaaataaaaatatcaaataataaAGTTAGGAGAAATGGTAAAGAGACTatttcaaaaatgaaattttttatgtaatCTCTATCAGCTCTTggcataatgttttataatattagtacaaaaattgatattaaactgtgaggtgacaAAGAGTATGTGGAGAGTCTCACTTTGTGAGAGACCCCTTAACATTTATTATAAAGCCagataagagaaatgctaagggacTCTTTTAAAACTAAGACTCTCCATGAACTCtctgtcatctcatattttttacTCAAgcttttataatgttggcatatAAGTTAACAATAAAATGTCATGTGACACATAATCCATCGAAAATTCCTCTTTGAAAGAgttttcttaacatttctcgTTCCGATAAAGCAGTTGGCGCAGAGAGAGAATTCTTCTTCCCGACCGCCACTTACAAAActggtggaaaaaaaaaaaatgccctgATGACATTTAGTCACCGCATGTTCATTTTTCACCGTActctttttttctaaaaaaattagaaccgTAAAAGTGGTCGTTTAACTGTCGTTACATACATGGATTTACCTAAACAAGTATTGGGattaattttgtattaattaattaatcattgtATTATCAAAAAAGTAGGGTTTGTTGAGGGCGGGAGGGAGGAAGGAAGATGAATTAACATTTTGATCTGGTGTTGCAGAGGGTGGAGACAGCGGCAGCAGTTGGGGAAAATGCTTGACAGCCTGAACTTTGTAGTGCACAATGAACTCATTCTTTTGGTAGTTGAGTAACCTCCAAATTCTCACCATAAAAGGGTGAGCACTAAACCTCAACGCATAAAGACAACACAAAATGCTACTCCAATTCCAAAGCTTCACAGCCCCATCAATCCATCCCTTTCAAAACTTCGCTGATCATGTTGCATCTTTGAAGATCAGTAAAGCTCGAGGAGTGAGTAAGCGATTTATAAATCAAGTAGTTGAgagtatattatattatatttgtagTTGAAATCCCGATTGCATTTAAAAGTGGATacgacattcattcacaaaaatatttatttttgaaaattgagCATGAAATATGTTTTATGAGATGAAATTGACATAATTTGAAGTCTCAAActgtaaattaataaataaaatcctTGACGTAGAAGTTCTCTTCTTATTTGTGTTGCTTGGTAGAGGGAATTGGTACCTTTTTCCCTCATGGCATGCCCTAACATGCAAGCATATTGAAAAAGAGTGACAAATCCAATTGGACCCAATGTGATGATTTCCCAAAATTATGAAACCTTCACGTCATAAAATTAATCAAGGGAATGCCCAGTTTGATTTACGTACACGAGTACATTATTATAATGGTATTTCAAATTATCAAATACAATACTGTATATTTTAACACATAATTACCACTACAATGATCTATTTGTTATAAACATCTCTCTTCTAAAACACGAGAAAGACTTCTTTACACCTCCCCATACGCTATGTTAGGATATCAAGTGTTGGTAAATTCATAAGTTCATTCTctataaggctttttagctgaaatgatctttgagattatCATAACTCTTCACCTTGGTCTTTAAGATTTTAAGTCGATAGAACTGATCCTTGAATTTAtcaatcatcaatcattttggtcatttcatgtaaaatctttgttaaataagaataaaatgataaaaataccctcaatttttgtcatatCTATTTGGCCCATTCTTTATTAAATTGAAGatatatttgtcattttggtccttacttaacaaaaattttccaggcaatgaccaaaatgatcaatagtggacaaactcagggactgtttctatcgatttcaaatatCAAAGACCAATGTAATAAGTTACAttaatctcagagaccattttgaataataataataaaaaaaatccttctCTAAAATTAGAAAGCAACATGCATAAAATGGATCCAACTCTGATTTTTCATGAAATATCTCAATCTAATAATACAAtgtaatttaagaaaaataaagggcAAAGAAAGTTGAGTCCTTGTCACAACCAAGCAATCTGCACCACACTACTTCTGtcacattttctttatttattacaCCACCCACCTTTCACCAACTATTTAATTGCCTTTATGGCTTTTTTGCCTCCACTTTTTCTGTTTATTCACTATCCACACCCAACTCTCATCTCACTTTTTCACTCAGCTCAGCTGTGCCTTCTGTTTATGGTAGCAAGCAACTTTGCAAATTAAACCCTACGCACCAGAAAATTACAATTACCCCCGCATGCCAACAATGCCCGGCAATGTTTTGCACGACCCATAATCCAACACGAAAATAAAAAGTTTCAGTCAACCTGTTAACCTGACACGAAGCTACACAATAATAATAGGTTTAGGTCAACCCGTTAATGAGttgggtcgttatcgggtcacCTGTTTAGAATCCGTTAACGATTTGGGTTATGATTGGGTCAACGTTAAAAATCCATTAAGATAATGGGTATGATATGTAACAACATGTACACAACTTGTTTGTCCAGTCTAGACCTTAGGTAGGCATGACAATTTCTTGCATGATCAATTAATTCGACACGAAAAGACACGGCCTATTAACGAGTTGAGTCGTTATCAGGTCACCTATTGAGAATCCATTAAGATAACAAGTTACTCGACACAATCCATTAAAATAACGGATatgacatgaaaacgacacaTATTTTCAATTGATTTATCCTTTCAATTGGTTGGTATTTTTGTTTATCCTCGTATCtttcaaaaattgaaacttaGGGAAGTGCTTTAGAAACATATGTATAAAAAGAACATATTTCATCTATCTCTTTCATTCCAAACATTACCGATAAACATGGTATTAAAATGGCAGATAAACATAATTGTTGATGTACAAggcatgtttttatttatttattaatttagtttatgaTTATGTTATCAACTGCCAGTCTAAAAGAGGGTGAATCATTGATTTAGGTAATCTGCATTATTGCTTATTTAATTAAGTTTGAACAAGTGCAAACAATGCAAAAAAAATGAGATCAGGATaccaaaat is a window from the Pyrus communis chromosome 16, drPyrComm1.1, whole genome shotgun sequence genome containing:
- the LOC137720970 gene encoding two-component response regulator ARR17-like, producing MEASSSSSSSSSSKGFIANVEQPHVLAVDDSLIDRKLIEKLLTNLSCKVTTAENGARALEFLGLGDQQQNSLKSNVSKSKVNLVITDYCMPGMTGYELLKKIKESSIMKEVPVVIMSSENVPNRIDKCLKEGAQMFMLKPLKQSDIKKLRYHLMNCNS
- the LOC137720427 gene encoding methionine--tRNA ligase, cytoplasmic-like, which translates into the protein MAVNGSTSVSRKQLILSALCKYFSLDPKSLPENIAGDEVTSLYSTVLKSAKNGAAGELKHGVVNWIRYAEGFPTDSQACSGALKGLNETLADVSVLLGNGFTPSEADAVVFAAVHSSVIGLSNSDRQKLPHLLRWVDYIQNKVDFGDILEKIVIEKDKFDFRKLDELLGTKSAGKVEIDSNAKKTVQSAKSADKPEADLNTKKSDAGVKAAGDEKIISDKKADKKADKKATEEKKKSPETEAVEKDKEVSVSLLNIQVGLVRKAWKHPSADSLLVEEIDVGEAKLRQLVSGLAKYISPEELTNRHVVLITNVKPGKLRDVMSQGLVLCASNEDHTLVEPLLPPQGAKPGERVSFCGIDGKPEDVLNPKKKQLDKITPHLFTDDKGVATFKGIPFMTSAGPCTSSIPKATIK